The Verrucomicrobium spinosum DSM 4136 = JCM 18804 genome includes a region encoding these proteins:
- a CDS encoding sulfatase-like hydrolase/transferase yields MKCILWFAAACMAMVCTAALTAAERPNVLFLFSDDQRADTIAALGNTHLQTPNLDRLVRDGTTFTQAYCMGSNQGAVCVPSRAMLMSGRTLYRVQEQLKGQATWPESFASAGYRTFMTGKWHNGAPSALRAFQEAKAVFLGGMGDPDAIPVQDMSSAGQGGNRQFVNRRTVEKHCVELFADKAVEFVRAQKQSSQPWLCYVAFNAPHDPRKAPPAWHEQTNANKPPIPENFLPVHPFNNGEMTVRDEKLAPWPRTEPVIRQELADYYAAIMFMDSQIGRILESLRATGQDEKTIIVFSSDHGLAIGSHGLMGKQSLYDHSMHSPLILAGPGVPKGEKRAALCYLLDVYPTLGDLAGVNAPEGSEGLSLVPVLKGEEITRRQAIMTGYRKVQRAVRDDQWKLIVYPQVNKMQLYDLKSDPAETRDLAREPGHAEEIDRMRTLLEKLQKENGDTQVLRSEHPGPLEFDFGSQEAATKKGQDF; encoded by the coding sequence ATGAAGTGTATTCTCTGGTTCGCTGCCGCGTGTATGGCAATGGTATGCACCGCAGCCCTGACGGCGGCGGAACGGCCCAACGTGCTGTTTCTGTTCAGCGACGACCAGCGGGCGGACACGATTGCTGCGTTGGGGAACACGCACCTGCAGACGCCGAACCTGGATCGCCTGGTCAGGGATGGGACGACCTTCACCCAGGCGTATTGCATGGGTTCAAATCAGGGGGCCGTCTGCGTGCCTTCCCGGGCCATGTTGATGAGTGGCCGCACGCTCTATCGTGTGCAGGAACAACTAAAGGGCCAGGCCACCTGGCCGGAGAGCTTTGCCTCCGCTGGCTACCGGACATTCATGACGGGCAAGTGGCACAATGGCGCTCCGTCCGCCCTACGGGCCTTCCAGGAGGCGAAGGCCGTTTTCCTGGGTGGGATGGGCGATCCCGACGCCATTCCAGTGCAAGACATGTCATCGGCAGGGCAGGGTGGAAACAGGCAGTTTGTGAACCGGCGCACGGTGGAGAAGCACTGCGTGGAACTCTTTGCCGACAAGGCGGTGGAGTTTGTCCGGGCGCAAAAGCAAAGTTCGCAACCCTGGCTCTGCTATGTGGCATTCAATGCGCCACATGATCCCCGGAAAGCGCCACCCGCGTGGCACGAGCAGACCAATGCCAACAAGCCACCGATACCGGAGAACTTCCTGCCGGTGCATCCCTTCAACAACGGAGAAATGACGGTGCGAGATGAGAAGCTGGCACCCTGGCCGCGTACTGAGCCTGTGATCCGCCAGGAGCTGGCGGACTACTATGCGGCGATCATGTTCATGGACTCGCAGATTGGCAGGATTTTGGAGTCCCTTAGAGCAACCGGTCAGGATGAAAAAACGATCATCGTTTTTAGCAGCGACCACGGACTGGCCATCGGCAGTCACGGCCTGATGGGAAAACAGAGTCTCTACGACCACTCCATGCACTCGCCCCTGATCCTGGCAGGACCGGGTGTGCCCAAAGGGGAGAAGCGGGCGGCGCTCTGCTACCTGCTGGACGTCTATCCCACGCTCGGGGATCTGGCGGGGGTGAATGCTCCCGAAGGAAGTGAAGGGCTCAGTCTGGTGCCGGTGCTCAAAGGCGAGGAAATCACGCGACGACAGGCGATCATGACTGGCTATCGGAAAGTGCAGCGGGCTGTGCGGGATGATCAGTGGAAGTTGATCGTGTATCCACAGGTGAACAAGATGCAGCTTTACGATCTGAAGTCAGATCCAGCAGAGACCAGAGATCTTGCCCGGGAGCCGGGGCATGCTGAGGAGATTGACCGCATGCGGACGCTGCTGGAGAAGCTGCAGAAGGAGAACGGGGACACCCAGGTGTTGAGGTCGGAGCACCCGGGGCCGCTTGAGTTTGATTTTGGGAGTCAGGAGGCGGCGACAAAGAAGGGACAAGATTTTTAA
- a CDS encoding cupin domain-containing protein: MSNAHSAPAPMPQDIASRRFVTAAEKVDFVSPWTLEEWLCRNDVVNNQELLMVRANMEPFHSHPFHTHPTREEIIYVVSGRAEQWVGKEKRILGPGEIAFIPKGEVHGTYNPFNERLVFLAILSPAKADEPGIVDVSNEEPWKSLRPETA, from the coding sequence ATGTCCAACGCTCACTCCGCCCCCGCCCCCATGCCACAAGACATCGCCTCCCGCCGCTTCGTGACTGCCGCGGAAAAGGTGGACTTCGTCTCCCCTTGGACGTTGGAGGAATGGCTGTGCCGCAACGACGTGGTGAACAACCAGGAACTCCTCATGGTGCGCGCCAACATGGAGCCATTTCACTCCCACCCCTTTCACACGCACCCAACACGTGAAGAGATCATCTACGTCGTCTCTGGCCGGGCCGAGCAATGGGTGGGTAAGGAGAAGCGCATCCTCGGCCCTGGTGAAATCGCCTTCATCCCCAAGGGCGAAGTCCACGGCACCTACAACCCCTTCAACGAACGTCTCGTCTTCCTGGCCATTCTCTCCCCAGCCAAGGCCGATGAACCCGGCATTGTGGACGTCAGCAACGAAGAACCTTGGAAATCCCTCCGTCCGGAGACGGCATAG
- a CDS encoding NAD(P)/FAD-dependent oxidoreductase: MDLRSAHPYWLLKNGLLTAYPALERDARCEVLVVGGGITGALVAYHLAEAGVSTMVLDRRDIGWGSTAASTALLQYEIDTPLHELEAKLGRDHAVRSYQACRDAIYKVQTLVNSLDDDCGFKAKPSLYYSGLKRDLTGMKKEFAARRRAGIAVEWWSSREVTEHMAFQKACAIYSQDGAQVDAYRLTHTLLQAACQRAARVHDRTGLAGYEVQGNNVIATTERGSTIRARHIVFATGYEAQGDLDQKIVSLHSSFALVSEPVAGRGPIWHEDCLIWEHADPYLYLRTTEDRRIIIGGEDEDFRDADRRDALIESKSATLLRKFRRLFPSVPFEVAFAWAGTFGETKDGLPYIGQTPEFPRASFTLGFGGNGIIYSLIAAEIVRDEILGKKNEHAELFRFGR; the protein is encoded by the coding sequence ATGGATCTCCGCTCTGCCCACCCCTACTGGTTGTTGAAAAACGGGCTGCTGACTGCCTATCCTGCCCTGGAGCGCGATGCCCGGTGTGAAGTCCTGGTGGTGGGCGGCGGAATCACCGGGGCGCTGGTCGCCTACCATCTGGCAGAAGCGGGCGTATCCACCATGGTCTTGGACCGTCGGGATATTGGTTGGGGGAGCACTGCCGCAAGCACCGCCTTGTTGCAGTATGAGATCGACACCCCGTTGCACGAGCTGGAGGCAAAACTTGGGCGCGACCACGCGGTGCGCAGCTACCAGGCCTGCCGCGATGCCATCTACAAGGTTCAGACTCTGGTAAACAGCCTAGATGACGACTGCGGATTCAAAGCCAAACCCAGCCTCTACTACAGCGGACTGAAACGGGATCTGACCGGCATGAAGAAGGAATTTGCCGCCCGGCGGCGGGCAGGCATCGCCGTGGAATGGTGGTCTTCCCGGGAGGTGACAGAGCATATGGCATTCCAGAAGGCCTGCGCCATCTACTCACAAGACGGAGCCCAGGTGGATGCGTACAGGCTCACCCACACTCTGCTGCAAGCCGCGTGTCAAAGGGCGGCCCGCGTGCATGACCGCACCGGACTGGCAGGCTACGAGGTTCAAGGCAATAATGTCATCGCCACCACTGAGCGCGGGTCCACCATCCGGGCCCGCCACATCGTCTTCGCCACGGGTTATGAGGCCCAGGGCGATCTGGATCAGAAGATCGTCTCCCTGCACAGCAGCTTCGCACTCGTCAGCGAGCCCGTCGCGGGCCGCGGCCCGATCTGGCATGAAGACTGCCTCATCTGGGAACACGCCGATCCCTACCTTTATCTTCGCACCACCGAAGACCGGCGCATCATCATCGGAGGTGAGGATGAAGACTTCCGTGACGCCGACCGGCGTGACGCGCTCATTGAATCCAAATCGGCAACCTTGCTCCGCAAATTCCGCCGTCTCTTCCCCAGCGTCCCTTTCGAAGTAGCCTTCGCCTGGGCCGGAACATTTGGCGAAACCAAGGATGGTCTCCCCTACATCGGCCAGACCCCGGAGTTTCCTCGCGCCAGCTTCACCCTCGGCTTCGGAGGCAACGGCATCATCTACAGCCTGATCGCCGCCGAAATCGTGCGAGATGAGATCCTTGGGAAGAAGAACGAGCACGCGGAGTTGTTCCGTTTTGGAAGATAG
- a CDS encoding phospholipase D-like domain-containing protein, with amino-acid sequence MPPIASIPAPTLSSTPPPSWLKTRDGHEVLWLDSGRALLAAQLQAIKGAQSSIRLEQYIYRASDVAERYREAMTAAARRGVSVTILLDHAGSISLPGDYFSELESLGGKLVWFNPVRRRFWSFRDHRKLLVVDEDTAFIGGCNIAPEYEGDGVIEGWRDGGIGIRGPVVHHLALAFEKQVDQAPKQIWKVRRQSSWGRIEVSPDVTLLLTRPGFHQNAFDEALRHDLHHARDVAITCAYFLPPGRTRRALQKAARRAERFRLLLAGKCDVPMFQSASRAQYRKFQGKGAQIYEYQPQVLHAKTLVVDDAVYVGSSNLDPRSLSINFEMMIRIECPELAQQVLATFERDLEHSSLVEKVRWRRPTTWWKRLKQKIAWWLFVRLDLSIAQSMLQDAEQRGGER; translated from the coding sequence GTGCCGCCCATCGCCTCAATCCCTGCCCCAACCCTCTCATCCACCCCGCCCCCAAGTTGGCTTAAGACCAGAGATGGCCATGAGGTGCTCTGGCTGGACAGCGGACGGGCACTGCTGGCGGCCCAGCTTCAGGCCATCAAAGGCGCTCAGAGCAGCATCCGCCTGGAGCAGTACATCTATCGAGCCTCTGACGTGGCTGAACGCTACCGCGAGGCCATGACGGCTGCCGCCCGCCGCGGAGTCTCAGTCACGATCCTGCTTGATCACGCAGGTTCGATCTCCCTGCCCGGAGATTATTTCTCAGAACTGGAGTCACTTGGCGGGAAGCTCGTCTGGTTCAACCCCGTGCGCCGCAGGTTCTGGTCCTTCCGCGATCATCGCAAACTGCTGGTGGTGGACGAGGACACCGCCTTCATCGGCGGCTGCAACATCGCCCCTGAGTACGAAGGCGACGGCGTCATTGAGGGCTGGCGGGACGGGGGCATTGGCATTCGGGGTCCTGTGGTGCACCACCTCGCCCTTGCTTTTGAGAAACAGGTGGACCAGGCGCCCAAGCAAATCTGGAAGGTGCGACGGCAGTCATCTTGGGGTCGCATCGAGGTGAGCCCGGACGTCACGCTTCTGCTCACGCGCCCGGGCTTCCACCAAAACGCCTTTGACGAAGCCTTGCGGCACGACCTCCACCATGCCCGGGACGTCGCCATCACCTGCGCCTATTTCCTCCCACCCGGCCGCACGCGGCGCGCCCTCCAAAAGGCCGCCCGCCGGGCCGAGCGCTTCCGCCTTCTGCTTGCCGGCAAATGCGATGTGCCGATGTTTCAATCCGCATCCCGCGCCCAATACCGGAAGTTCCAGGGTAAGGGAGCGCAGATCTATGAGTACCAGCCCCAGGTGCTTCACGCCAAGACCCTCGTCGTGGATGATGCGGTGTACGTGGGTTCATCGAACCTCGACCCCCGCAGCCTTTCGATCAACTTCGAGATGATGATCCGCATCGAATGCCCGGAGCTCGCCCAACAGGTCCTCGCCACTTTTGAACGGGACCTTGAGCACAGCAGCCTGGTGGAAAAGGTCCGCTGGCGTCGCCCCACCACCTGGTGGAAGCGCCTCAAACAAAAAATCGCGTGGTGGCTCTTCGTTCGCCTCGACCTCTCCATCGCCCAGAGCATGCTTCAGGATGCCGAGCAGCGTGGCGGGGAGAGGTAG
- a CDS encoding AI-2E family transporter, which produces MDAQQRSYLVFLRFFSALLLVAALYFAQEVLVPLALSALLAFMINPLVKLLCRCRLPRAMSVVIVTMLVFTLMGCVFWMVGKELHHLANSLPNYRHNIQERVSTVRNASEGGTIARLRTMVADISTSALDVSAGRQKQVSTPAVQPPAAPDNAASAPQPAPPPVEGGMASKILNASLSFLANGLGVAAVVIVFVIFMLLRQEDISHRIVGLAGFSRLTTTTRAMDEIGGRISRYLLMLATVNSLYGLMLAIGLAFIGLPYVLLWGVLAALFRFIPYIGPWIVAVLPIGLSLAVFDGWTQPLMVAGLIIGLELLTNMVLEPLLYGHSVGVSDFALLVAITFWTWLWGGLGLVLATPLTVCIVVICKYIPSLAWVDVLMGEKQPPQAHLMAFRRLVAGDEDAFQSTIHDSIEKNGIEATLDEVVLPALVLTRREAMLGKLDEEEQNEVITTIQATSQYLRECQAEALDEGRKTKAAALLEKQEIQGQVETSDTTARTPDESTASEPVPPPIPVFGRALHGQVDVLALEMLEILLPAQIELQISADDRLVGELVEKLNHSRPALMIISAMRPGSIMAAETLCRRLHHKIPGLKMLVCRWGLPGQQATAKSLKDAGATWVATSLAEARDVIVQATDR; this is translated from the coding sequence ATGGATGCCCAGCAACGTTCCTATCTCGTCTTTCTGAGGTTCTTCTCCGCCCTGCTGCTGGTGGCAGCCCTCTATTTCGCCCAGGAGGTCCTTGTGCCGCTGGCCCTCTCAGCACTGCTGGCATTCATGATCAATCCCCTGGTCAAGCTGCTCTGCCGTTGCCGGCTGCCCCGCGCCATGAGTGTCGTGATCGTGACCATGCTGGTGTTCACGCTCATGGGGTGTGTCTTCTGGATGGTAGGCAAAGAGCTGCACCACCTGGCCAATTCACTCCCGAACTACCGCCACAACATCCAGGAACGAGTCTCCACCGTGAGAAACGCCAGCGAGGGCGGCACCATTGCACGGTTGCGGACCATGGTGGCAGACATCAGCACCTCTGCACTGGACGTAAGCGCTGGCCGTCAGAAGCAGGTCTCCACGCCCGCCGTCCAGCCCCCTGCCGCACCTGACAATGCAGCGTCAGCCCCCCAGCCTGCCCCCCCACCTGTGGAAGGGGGCATGGCCTCGAAGATCCTCAACGCCTCCCTTTCCTTTCTCGCTAATGGACTGGGCGTGGCTGCCGTGGTGATCGTGTTCGTCATCTTCATGCTGCTACGACAGGAGGATATCAGTCATCGCATTGTCGGACTGGCGGGCTTCAGCAGGCTCACCACCACCACCCGGGCCATGGATGAAATCGGCGGCCGCATCAGCCGCTACCTCCTCATGCTGGCAACGGTCAACTCCCTGTACGGCCTCATGCTGGCCATCGGGCTCGCCTTTATTGGGCTTCCCTACGTCCTGCTCTGGGGCGTGCTCGCAGCGCTGTTCCGCTTCATCCCCTACATCGGCCCCTGGATCGTGGCCGTACTTCCCATCGGCCTCAGCCTGGCCGTCTTCGATGGGTGGACCCAGCCGCTCATGGTTGCCGGTCTGATCATCGGGCTGGAACTGCTGACTAACATGGTCCTCGAACCCCTCCTGTACGGTCACAGTGTCGGAGTCTCGGATTTTGCCCTTCTTGTCGCCATCACTTTCTGGACATGGCTGTGGGGCGGCCTGGGGCTCGTCCTGGCCACGCCGCTCACCGTCTGCATTGTGGTGATTTGCAAGTACATCCCCAGCCTGGCTTGGGTGGATGTGCTCATGGGGGAGAAACAACCACCCCAAGCCCATCTCATGGCGTTTCGTCGCCTCGTTGCGGGAGATGAGGACGCCTTCCAGAGCACCATTCACGATTCAATAGAGAAGAACGGCATCGAAGCCACACTGGATGAAGTGGTCCTGCCAGCCCTGGTCCTGACGCGACGAGAAGCAATGCTAGGGAAGCTGGATGAAGAGGAGCAGAATGAGGTCATCACAACCATCCAGGCCACCAGCCAGTATTTGCGGGAGTGCCAGGCAGAGGCGTTGGATGAAGGCCGAAAGACAAAGGCAGCCGCGTTACTAGAGAAACAGGAAATTCAGGGACAGGTGGAAACCAGCGACACTACCGCACGAACTCCAGACGAAAGTACTGCCAGTGAACCCGTACCTCCGCCGATCCCCGTCTTCGGCCGCGCCCTTCACGGCCAGGTGGACGTCCTCGCGTTGGAGATGCTCGAAATCCTGCTACCGGCCCAAATCGAGCTTCAGATCTCGGCAGACGACCGCCTTGTGGGAGAACTGGTGGAGAAGCTCAATCACTCCCGCCCGGCCCTCATGATCATCAGCGCGATGCGGCCTGGATCCATCATGGCGGCAGAAACTCTCTGCCGCCGCCTGCACCACAAGATTCCCGGGCTGAAAATGCTCGTGTGCCGCTGGGGACTACCCGGCCAGCAGGCCACCGCCAAGTCCCTGAAAGACGCCGGAGCCACCTGGGTGGCCACCAGCCTGGCGGAAGCGCGGGATGTGATCGTGCAGGCGACGGATCGCTAA
- a CDS encoding SLC13 family permease: protein MTSAIVIVFVLIAVALVLFTVEVIPAEMVALGLLLAFVMTGILTPEQAFAGFASDTVMMILGLLIMTSAIARTGVMGGVARWLQIATKGRKLLFITLLLVSVAALSSFMSNTAVTALFVPVVIAVTRRMGMPVHSILLPVAFASILAGSMTLIGTSTNLVVSGLMQSGGLAPLDMFEMSPVGAILMLLGVPYLIFLAPRLLPSRSRDATMEEVIRAGQYLTEVRVQKESPLVGKTLREARFGEQHDLNVLSVIRESGEQTAGRANTKLRSGDVLLVEGPHDAILKVKDQSGLEIKAEAKLAEVPPENGENRLSKDDDRVVEALVLPGSTLLHQTLKRARFRERYGVIALGIRRHGENLLSKISQVPLKVGDLLLLQGSTSDLRALEDAGAFRLIGEADTSRFSKGRTLAACAIFVGVLALGVFKVLSLPVAALTGAFLIFATRCASPEETYREMEWKAIILIACMLSVGAALHASGADAYVGGLLAGGAGSVTPVWLLAAIFVFTVALSQPMSNQAAAALVLPIAIQTATQMGLDARPFAMTVAFAAGCSFLTPLEPSCLMVYGPGGYRFKDFLIAGLPLTLIVMVVTLLMVPVIWPLQPR, encoded by the coding sequence ATGACCTCAGCCATTGTCATTGTGTTCGTTTTGATCGCCGTGGCCCTGGTGCTGTTTACGGTGGAGGTGATCCCGGCGGAGATGGTCGCCTTGGGATTGCTGCTGGCGTTTGTGATGACGGGCATCCTGACCCCTGAGCAGGCCTTTGCCGGATTCGCCAGTGACACCGTCATGATGATCCTGGGACTGCTCATCATGACCAGTGCCATTGCCCGGACTGGCGTTATGGGAGGCGTCGCCCGCTGGCTGCAAATCGCGACCAAAGGTCGCAAATTGCTCTTTATCACCCTCCTGCTGGTCTCTGTCGCCGCGCTAAGCAGCTTCATGAGCAATACGGCGGTCACGGCTCTATTTGTACCCGTGGTCATCGCGGTTACCCGGCGCATGGGGATGCCCGTGCACAGCATCCTGTTGCCGGTGGCATTTGCCTCCATCCTCGCGGGTTCCATGACACTCATCGGCACTTCCACAAACCTGGTCGTATCAGGTCTCATGCAGTCTGGAGGCCTGGCTCCTCTCGATATGTTCGAAATGAGTCCTGTAGGGGCGATTCTGATGCTGCTGGGCGTGCCTTACCTCATTTTCCTCGCACCACGCCTTCTCCCTTCCCGCTCCCGGGATGCCACCATGGAGGAAGTCATCCGAGCCGGACAATACCTCACGGAGGTGCGGGTGCAAAAAGAGTCTCCCCTGGTGGGCAAGACCCTTCGGGAGGCCCGATTTGGTGAACAGCATGATCTCAACGTGCTCAGCGTCATTCGGGAAAGCGGGGAGCAAACAGCCGGGCGGGCCAACACCAAACTACGCTCAGGAGACGTTCTGCTCGTAGAGGGTCCTCATGATGCCATTCTAAAGGTCAAAGATCAATCCGGTCTGGAAATCAAGGCTGAGGCCAAACTGGCCGAAGTGCCACCCGAAAACGGTGAAAACCGGCTCTCTAAAGACGACGATAGAGTGGTCGAAGCCCTTGTCCTCCCCGGGTCCACCCTTTTGCACCAAACCTTGAAGCGCGCCCGGTTTCGCGAGCGGTACGGAGTGATCGCTCTTGGCATCCGCCGTCATGGGGAAAACCTGCTCAGCAAGATCAGTCAGGTGCCCCTGAAGGTGGGAGATCTCCTGTTGCTTCAGGGCTCCACCAGCGATCTTCGTGCTCTCGAAGACGCGGGTGCATTCCGACTCATCGGTGAGGCAGACACCTCCCGTTTCTCCAAAGGACGCACCCTCGCCGCGTGCGCCATCTTTGTGGGGGTGCTCGCCCTGGGTGTATTCAAGGTGCTGTCGCTCCCCGTCGCCGCCCTTACGGGAGCCTTCCTCATCTTTGCCACCCGTTGCGCCTCTCCGGAGGAAACCTACCGGGAGATGGAATGGAAGGCCATCATCCTCATCGCGTGCATGCTCAGCGTCGGCGCAGCCCTGCACGCCTCTGGTGCGGATGCCTACGTCGGCGGATTGCTGGCCGGGGGGGCAGGCAGCGTGACGCCCGTGTGGCTCCTCGCCGCCATCTTCGTTTTCACCGTGGCACTGTCACAGCCCATGTCCAACCAGGCGGCCGCTGCACTCGTGCTGCCCATCGCCATCCAGACCGCCACACAGATGGGGCTGGATGCCCGTCCTTTCGCCATGACCGTCGCCTTTGCCGCCGGTTGTTCTTTCCTCACTCCCCTGGAGCCGTCCTGTCTCATGGTGTACGGCCCCGGCGGCTACCGGTTCAAGGACTTTCTCATCGCAGGGCTCCCCCTCACGCTCATCGTCATGGTGGTCACCCTCCTGATGGTGCCGGTCATCTGGCCCCTCCAGCCACGCTGA
- a CDS encoding DUF883 family protein → MFPFSKPHPKTSLERIGSSLRDVGHDINNLLNTLGSEANGYSSELKDCMSSFATQAQATGRQLEDQAAHGYESITDFVKRRPVESVALAFGLGMLIVALKRPR, encoded by the coding sequence ATGTTCCCTTTTTCCAAGCCCCACCCCAAAACCTCCCTCGAACGCATCGGCTCCAGCCTTCGCGACGTGGGTCACGACATCAACAACCTGCTGAACACGCTGGGCAGTGAAGCGAACGGCTACTCCTCCGAACTGAAGGACTGCATGAGCTCATTCGCCACCCAGGCGCAAGCCACTGGCCGCCAACTGGAAGATCAGGCCGCGCACGGCTACGAGTCCATCACGGACTTCGTGAAGCGCCGCCCTGTGGAATCCGTGGCGCTCGCCTTTGGCTTGGGCATGCTCATTGTGGCGCTCAAGCGGCCTCGCTAA
- a CDS encoding lmo0937 family membrane protein gives MLYTIAVILIIAWLLGLVTSYTLSGFIHILLVVAIVIVLLRVIQGRRPI, from the coding sequence ATGCTCTATACCATCGCCGTCATCCTCATCATCGCCTGGCTGCTCGGCCTGGTGACTTCCTACACCCTGAGCGGGTTCATTCACATCCTGCTTGTGGTTGCCATCGTCATCGTTCTGCTGCGCGTCATTCAGGGCCGCCGCCCGATATGA
- a CDS encoding Dabb family protein: protein MLHNVYFWLKSDLTPDQRNTFESELIKLKEIPYLVHGFIGKPAKTEERPVTDHSFNYSLTLHFKNMEDHDHYQKDCEHHLRFINTCKTFWDRVVVYDSSPVH from the coding sequence ATGCTGCACAACGTTTACTTCTGGCTCAAATCCGATCTCACTCCGGATCAACGCAACACTTTTGAAAGCGAGCTCATCAAGCTCAAGGAGATCCCCTACCTCGTGCACGGCTTCATCGGAAAGCCCGCAAAGACTGAGGAGCGCCCTGTGACGGACCACTCCTTCAACTACTCACTGACCCTTCACTTCAAAAACATGGAGGATCATGATCACTACCAGAAAGACTGCGAACATCACCTGCGGTTCATCAACACTTGCAAGACCTTCTGGGACCGCGTGGTGGTGTATGACAGCTCGCCGGTGCACTGA
- a CDS encoding protein-tyrosine phosphatase family protein, with protein MPPISMIFRPVSLPVTFPGQLLLTSMPGYQDGDVERPLAAWNALRQKSGDDKVTLVCLVGDAEIQSKSPRYARALAEGRWGGRRISHPVPDFDIPGDAELYHLMVLEMGKRIRQGGTVLLHCAAGVGRTGTAAVCILLTLGLPLHEAYGLVRSAGSGPETPEQRRFVEDFANSRILRTATAPLASRPDSPR; from the coding sequence ATGCCTCCTATTTCCATGATCTTCCGCCCCGTTTCCCTGCCGGTCACCTTCCCCGGTCAACTGCTCCTCACTTCCATGCCCGGATATCAGGATGGCGACGTGGAGCGCCCCCTCGCCGCCTGGAATGCCCTGAGGCAAAAGTCGGGGGACGACAAGGTCACCCTGGTCTGTCTGGTAGGAGACGCCGAGATCCAGTCCAAATCACCCCGCTACGCCCGCGCTCTGGCAGAAGGCCGCTGGGGAGGACGCCGCATCAGCCATCCCGTGCCTGACTTTGACATCCCTGGCGATGCCGAACTTTATCACCTGATGGTGCTGGAGATGGGCAAACGCATCCGTCAGGGCGGCACCGTGCTCCTCCATTGTGCTGCGGGCGTCGGTCGGACGGGCACTGCCGCTGTCTGCATCTTGCTGACGCTGGGGCTTCCCTTGCACGAGGCCTATGGCTTGGTGCGCAGCGCAGGCAGTGGTCCCGAGACCCCCGAGCAGCGCCGCTTTGTCGAGGACTTTGCCAACAGCCGCATCCTGCGTACAGCCACCGCCCCGCTTGCTTCGCGACCGGACTCCCCCAGGTGA